One genomic segment of Rhodospirillales bacterium includes these proteins:
- a CDS encoding IS256 family transposase: protein MGRDYYERGGDADRGYRNGVREGRLKTAEGIISFSAPQIADSEEPFRSEIRQHLKGRTEALEDLAIELLARGLSVRDIEEAFKDESGRLLLSKTAVSEIGARLWADYQEFCRRDLGEHEIIYLFVDGIAERIRPGQKREPVLAAWGIATDGKKVLLGLMAGSKEDAETVVAFFQDWRARGLGDPLLVVSDGAPGIIKAIETCFPRSARQRCPGPSHAQSRGQGSEDQWPEFKARAQAVYCPSRAIARDLAEGVVNDHEAELPGAVACFRDDFEACIAHLRLPITHRRAIRTTNLLERLFVEERRRLKIIPNAFGEKPVLKLMFGAMIRAAERWRAIKITTFERRQLDALRKELDHDYKAENGLEENHSVATPQDRISSSSRT from the coding sequence CTGGGGCGGGACTACTACGAGCGCGGCGGCGATGCTGACCGAGGCTATCGCAACGGCGTGCGCGAGGGTCGGTTGAAGACGGCCGAGGGGATAATCTCGTTTTCTGCACCGCAGATCGCCGACAGTGAGGAGCCGTTTCGATCCGAGATCCGTCAGCATCTCAAGGGTCGCACCGAGGCCTTGGAAGACCTGGCCATCGAGCTCCTGGCGCGCGGCTTGTCGGTGCGAGACATCGAGGAGGCCTTCAAGGACGAGAGCGGCCGGCTGTTGCTGTCGAAGACGGCAGTCTCGGAGATCGGCGCGCGGCTATGGGCCGACTATCAGGAGTTCTGCCGGCGTGATCTCGGCGAGCACGAGATCATCTACCTCTTCGTCGACGGCATTGCCGAGCGCATCCGGCCGGGGCAGAAGCGCGAGCCGGTGCTCGCCGCTTGGGGCATCGCCACGGACGGCAAGAAGGTTCTCTTGGGCTTGATGGCGGGGTCGAAAGAGGATGCCGAGACTGTCGTGGCCTTCTTCCAGGATTGGCGTGCACGCGGGCTCGGCGATCCGCTTCTGGTCGTCAGTGACGGTGCACCCGGCATCATCAAGGCGATCGAGACCTGCTTCCCACGCTCGGCCCGCCAGCGCTGCCCTGGCCCATCGCATGCGCAATCTCGCGGCCAAGGTTCCGAGGACCAATGGCCAGAGTTCAAGGCCAGGGCGCAGGCCGTCTACTGCCCCAGCCGGGCGATCGCACGCGACTTGGCCGAGGGCGTCGTCAACGACCACGAGGCCGAGCTGCCCGGTGCGGTCGCCTGCTTTCGGGACGACTTCGAGGCCTGCATCGCCCATCTGCGGCTGCCGATCACGCATCGTCGGGCGATTCGCACCACCAACCTCCTCGAGCGGCTGTTCGTCGAGGAGCGGCGGCGTCTGAAGATCATCCCCAACGCCTTCGGCGAGAAGCCGGTGCTGAAGCTCATGTTCGGCGCGATGATCCGCGCTGCCGAGCGTTGGCGAGCCATCAAGATCACGACCTTCGAGCGGCGGCAGTTGGACGCCCTGCGCAAGGAGCTCGACCACGATTACAAGGCCGAAAACGGCCTCGAGGAAAACCACTCAGTCGCGACCCCTCAAGACCGAATTTCCAGCAGTTCTCGGACTTGA
- a CDS encoding transposase, whose protein sequence is MVDTFVAGSPRERRRYRRWSAEAKRAICLETRAPGVSVAQVAQLHSLNANLIFKWLRDPRFAPGGMLEAAPVFLPVQLREGEPPAGSPVSSAGDSGGRVEIVLAGGHRLTASGAFDGEAVARLLAVLVRS, encoded by the coding sequence ATGGTGGACACTTTCGTGGCCGGATCGCCGAGAGAGCGGCGCCGTTACCGGCGTTGGAGTGCCGAAGCGAAGCGGGCGATTTGCCTGGAGACTCGGGCACCGGGTGTATCGGTGGCGCAGGTGGCGCAGCTTCATTCGCTGAACGCCAATTTGATCTTCAAATGGCTGCGCGATCCGCGGTTCGCGCCCGGCGGGATGCTGGAGGCGGCACCGGTGTTCCTGCCGGTTCAGCTGCGAGAGGGGGAGCCGCCGGCTGGTTCGCCGGTGTCGTCTGCTGGCGACAGCGGCGGCCGGGTCGAGATCGTGCTGGCGGGCGGGCATCGGCTGACGGCGAGCGGCGCCTTCGACGGGGAGGCGGTGGCGCGGCTTCTGGCGGTGCTGGTGCGCTCGTGA
- the tnpB gene encoding IS66 family insertion sequence element accessory protein TnpB: MIGPGAGVRVYLACGVTDMRKGIGGLAALAQHLLRQNPASGALFAFRGRRGDRLKLLMWDGQGFCLYYKVLERGRFPWPSPAEGVARLTAAQLAMLWIDWRRPASTAPPSRVA, encoded by the coding sequence ATGATCGGGCCCGGCGCGGGCGTGCGCGTCTATCTCGCCTGCGGGGTTACCGATATGCGCAAGGGAATCGGCGGCCTCGCGGCTCTGGCGCAGCACCTGCTGCGCCAGAACCCGGCCTCGGGTGCCCTCTTCGCCTTTCGGGGCCGGCGGGGTGACAGGCTCAAACTGCTGATGTGGGACGGCCAGGGTTTCTGCCTCTACTACAAGGTGCTGGAGCGGGGCCGCTTCCCCTGGCCGTCGCCTGCCGAGGGGGTGGCAAGGCTGACCGCGGCACAGCTGGCGATGCTCTGGATCGACTGGCGTCGTCCGGCGTCGACGGCGCCACCCTCGCGTGTCGCCTGA
- a CDS encoding transposase, translating into MKITIARLKRQRCGASSEKIDREIEQLELALEGLEMAGAAADPTPAADDAGSNATATEQLLPPRRRGKPRIAADAPREVITLDPGERCPDCGGVLRLVGEDRGGSGNLHSGISGLSA; encoded by the coding sequence CTGAAGATCACCATTGCGCGGCTGAAGCGGCAACGATGCGGGGCGAGTTCGGAGAAGATCGACCGCGAGATCGAGCAGTTGGAGCTGGCGCTCGAGGGCCTCGAGATGGCGGGTGCCGCCGCCGACCCGACGCCGGCGGCAGACGATGCCGGCTCCAATGCGACGGCGACAGAGCAGCTTCTGCCGCCTCGGCGTCGCGGCAAGCCGCGGATCGCCGCCGACGCCCCGCGCGAGGTCATCACCCTCGACCCCGGCGAGCGCTGCCCGGACTGTGGCGGCGTGTTGCGGCTGGTCGGCGAGGATAGAGGTGGCTCGGGAAATCTGCACAGCGGGATAAGTGGATTGTCTGCCTGA